One Deinococcus sp. LM3 genomic region harbors:
- a CDS encoding thiolase family protein: MRDAVIVSAVRTPVGRGIKGTLANTRPDDLAALVLNEAVKRAGIDAALVEDVYFGCAIPEAEQGLNIARLAALRAGLPDSVGGVTINRFCSSGLQTIAMAAAAIQTGQADVMLAGGVESMSMLPMSGHNPSPNLDLVDARPGAYIGMGMTAENVAAKYGISREDQDAFAFRSHQRAAAAQDAGKFDAEIVPVPVRVDKVKGTKVKSETVNFDKDELIRRDANLADMAKVRPAFKATGSVSAANSSPFSDGAAAVLIMSAEKAQELGLKPLAKFVGFAVAGVDPELMGIGPVKAVPKVLAQTGLTLADIDLIELNEAFAAQSLAVARELGLNEEIMNVNGGAIALGHPLGCSGAKLATTAIYELGRRGGGKALITMCIGGGMGAAGVLEVYGQEQAAD, from the coding sequence ATGCGTGACGCTGTTATTGTTTCTGCTGTTCGGACGCCCGTTGGGCGTGGTATCAAAGGCACCCTGGCGAACACCCGCCCCGACGATCTGGCGGCGCTGGTGCTGAACGAGGCCGTGAAGCGTGCCGGGATCGACGCGGCGCTGGTCGAGGACGTGTACTTCGGGTGCGCGATTCCGGAGGCCGAGCAGGGCCTGAACATTGCGCGTCTGGCGGCGCTGCGTGCGGGTCTGCCGGACAGCGTGGGTGGTGTGACCATCAACCGTTTCTGCTCCAGCGGCCTTCAGACGATTGCGATGGCGGCGGCTGCCATTCAGACCGGGCAGGCGGACGTGATGCTGGCGGGCGGCGTGGAGAGCATGAGCATGCTGCCCATGAGCGGCCATAACCCCAGCCCGAACCTGGACCTCGTGGACGCCCGTCCCGGCGCGTACATCGGCATGGGCATGACGGCCGAGAATGTCGCCGCGAAGTACGGCATCAGCCGTGAGGATCAGGATGCGTTCGCGTTCCGCAGTCACCAGCGGGCGGCGGCGGCGCAGGACGCCGGGAAGTTCGACGCCGAGATCGTGCCTGTGCCGGTGCGCGTGGACAAGGTCAAGGGCACGAAGGTGAAGTCCGAGACCGTTAACTTCGATAAGGACGAACTGATCCGTCGGGACGCGAACCTCGCGGATATGGCGAAGGTGCGCCCGGCGTTCAAGGCGACCGGTTCGGTCAGTGCGGCGAACAGCAGCCCGTTCAGTGACGGCGCGGCCGCCGTGCTGATCATGAGTGCCGAGAAGGCGCAGGAGCTGGGTCTGAAACCCCTGGCGAAGTTCGTGGGCTTCGCGGTGGCGGGCGTGGACCCGGAACTGATGGGTATCGGCCCCGTCAAGGCCGTGCCGAAGGTGCTGGCGCAGACGGGCCTGACCCTGGCCGACATCGACCTGATCGAACTGAACGAGGCGTTCGCGGCGCAGTCCCTGGCCGTCGCGCGGGAACTGGGTCTGAACGAGGAGATCATGAACGTGAACGGCGGCGCCATCGCGCTGGGTCACCCGCTGGGGTGCAGCGGCGCGAAACTCGCCACGACCGCCATCTACGAACTGGGTCGCCGGGGCGGCGGCAAGGCCCTGATCACCATGTGCATCGGCGGCGGCATGGGCGCGGCCGGCGTGCTGGAAGTGTACGGGCAGGAGCAGGCCGCCGACTGA
- a CDS encoding alpha/beta hydrolase, protein MSHLPSAIRHPRRTLRPRHLGWAALAYAGVVLAGAFLGAEITLRSKTRRVKGVIVPVGRRGNSVFLPASAETLSRGPIGIVPLLPNKGHAVLGERKVVGTLVRREVTGERGVLPNGALAWASTFVYNGTPAQLGVAFEHTAVSTPLGDMPAWHIPPSGDAPGRADTLVIVIHGHGGQRAQALRMLPALQRTGTGSLFVTFRNAHGAPASPQGYLTLGDQEAEDVLAALHWAQDAGYKRAVLHGFSMGGNVALSVLRQKHRPYPLPILGVMLDCPALDWRDTIRSQGVRVGIPAFMARHVARFVERIVTRRSGQDFDTVDQIAAAPTFDVPMILWHGTRDRTIPVGQADRLAAARPDLIEYHRVEGGKHIRVWNIDPEQYDAQLETFIARVVPEVEA, encoded by the coding sequence ATGAGCCATCTGCCATCCGCCATCCGCCATCCGCGCCGCACACTCCGCCCACGGCATCTCGGCTGGGCCGCCCTGGCTTACGCCGGGGTGGTGCTGGCGGGTGCGTTCCTGGGTGCGGAGATCACGTTGCGCAGTAAGACGCGCCGCGTGAAGGGCGTGATCGTGCCGGTGGGTCGGCGGGGGAACAGTGTGTTCCTGCCGGCCAGTGCCGAGACGCTCTCGCGCGGGCCGATCGGAATCGTGCCGCTGCTCCCGAACAAGGGGCACGCGGTGCTGGGCGAGCGGAAGGTCGTGGGGACGCTGGTGCGCCGCGAGGTGACGGGCGAGCGTGGCGTGCTGCCGAACGGGGCGCTCGCGTGGGCCAGTACGTTCGTGTACAACGGCACGCCCGCGCAACTGGGCGTGGCGTTCGAGCACACGGCCGTCAGCACGCCGCTGGGCGACATGCCCGCGTGGCACATTCCGCCCAGTGGGGACGCGCCGGGCCGCGCGGACACGCTGGTGATCGTCATTCACGGGCACGGCGGTCAGCGCGCCCAGGCGTTGCGGATGCTCCCGGCCTTGCAGCGCACCGGGACGGGCAGCCTGTTCGTCACGTTCCGCAACGCGCACGGCGCTCCGGCCTCCCCGCAGGGATACCTGACGCTGGGCGACCAGGAAGCCGAGGACGTACTGGCCGCGCTGCACTGGGCGCAGGACGCCGGGTATAAACGCGCCGTGCTGCACGGATTCTCGATGGGTGGCAATGTCGCCCTGAGCGTCCTGCGGCAAAAGCACCGTCCGTACCCGCTGCCGATCCTGGGCGTCATGCTGGACTGCCCCGCGCTGGACTGGCGGGACACCATCCGCTCGCAGGGCGTCCGCGTGGGCATCCCGGCGTTCATGGCGCGGCACGTGGCACGCTTCGTCGAACGGATCGTCACGCGCCGCAGCGGTCAGGACTTCGACACCGTCGACCAGATCGCTGCAGCGCCCACCTTCGACGTGCCCATGATCCTGTGGCACGGCACCCGCGACCGCACCATTCCCGTCGGGCAGGCCGACCGTCTGGCCGCCGCCCGCCCCGACCTCATCGAATACCACCGCGTGGAAGGCGGCAAGCACATCCGCGTGTGGAACATCGACCCTGAGCAGTACGACGCCCAGCTCGAAACCTTCATCGCCCGCGTGGTGCCGGAGGTGGAAGCGTGA
- a CDS encoding four helix bundle protein, whose amino-acid sequence MAEGRRQNSALSAAGFFPFEDLEVYHLSVEFAAGIYVLTRHLPAEERFGLTNQIRRAATSITLNIAEGRGRGTDRDFARFLTQARGSLYEVISGLHLSTRLEFIAATDTTQLNEQGRVLAAKLTALINKLGTT is encoded by the coding sequence ATGGCAGAAGGCAGAAGGCAAAACTCAGCTCTCAGCGCGGCGGGATTCTTCCCGTTCGAGGACCTTGAGGTCTACCACCTCTCGGTGGAGTTCGCTGCGGGCATCTACGTCCTGACCCGCCATCTGCCTGCCGAGGAACGGTTCGGGCTGACCAACCAGATCCGGCGTGCCGCCACGTCCATCACGCTCAACATCGCCGAAGGACGCGGCCGGGGAACGGACCGGGATTTTGCCCGGTTCCTGACCCAGGCACGCGGCTCGCTCTACGAGGTCATCAGCGGTCTCCACCTGTCCACCCGACTGGAATTCATCGCCGCGACGGACACCACCCAGCTCAACGAGCAGGGACGCGTGCTTGCCGCCAAACTCACAGCCCTGATCAATAAGCTGGGAACCACATGA